aatatggcACATAATCTGCAGATGTCCTCCTGTTTCCTAGGGTAAAAATGAATATGCCAAGGAACTATTTTCCTTAGATTTTTCAGTAGGTATTCACTGAATACTATTCAGCCCCCGCATATCCACCACTAACTGTCACTCACTCAACACATCCATTCACACTTGAATTAAATAAAACCGTGGAGAAGTACAGTTATAGAGCTTactttaaatataaatgattaaCTAGTAGTCTGTACACTTAAAAAGGTTGGTTTCCCTCAAACTTCCATCTGTCCATCTACAAAGTCTATCATATTGTCTCCTGGCCCTCAAGTCATTCCTGGCCCCTGATGGATGTATATGACTAGGGCTTGGCCAATATCAGCCCTCCTTTTTCCCAATGGCTATTCTAGAGGCCCATAGGATTGTTCTCAGTGAGAGTTCTCAATAACTCTCACCACAGGGGTAATTTGGTTATTCTTTCACTTTGGTACAGCTCAAAAGATAGCACTGAATATAGTCGTTAGATAGTCGTTACCTAGCAAAGTGGTAAATCATGGAGATGAAGATGCTGTAGGCGGCTGGAAGGTGGAGGAGCAGCAGGTGGATCCAAGTGActgtagatttttttgcagatATTCCTGAAAAGTAGTGGAATAAGAGAGCATTCTAGCAGATCCCACTAAAGATGCATTTCCTAAATTTTCTCATCACCTCTATTCAGCCACACTGATATCACCAAGATGGAAAGAGATTTGAGTTGGTCTCCAaatgaattatattgatgaactTCACTGTATCCATATAAACGTAGCAGAACTGCCTCACAATGGAAACAATTTGCATGgataatttttctccataaaaaatgtattttactacCTAGGTTTCAAATAAAAGCTTTTGGCTGAGGCTTCATCCAGTGGAATTTTTCTGCCAGAGTGATGACACTAAAACACTTCTCTAGTAATTATTCACAATTTAATAAAACATGCACCATCCTTTGGATGGTTAACCCTTAGTTTCTGGGTCAACACATAAATGGTgagcaatattaaaaaatgtctCATTTATGAACAAAATTCAAGGTCGTGGACCATTTTGCTTCCATCATCAACCCAGGTTTTGTCAAGGATCATCATCATCAAGTATATTCAAAAGAtctcttgtcatttaaatagtctAGTTAAGTTAGAAGTGGGAGAATATTGAGAAGGGAAGGAGGGATTAGAGAGAAGTGTAACTGAATGAAACTCTGATGACTTAAGCCTGGTACCATAAAAAGGGGAGTAACATTCAGACATAGATATTTTTACTAGGGTGAAATATTTTACATCTAATTATAAATTTAACCTGTAAACAAGTAATAAATGACATCCATTATGCCATGAATAAATCgttataaatgttttaaaactgAAGGGATCTCTGCAGatgtggatccaggatagggacaaggggggccacagggctctcctctcctgtataCATACATTCGACCactgaacaaaattaacattttatatggtgtaaattggatacccaagggttACTGCCCCCCTAGGCTCTCCCTAATTCCACCACTGGATCCCTTCAATCAAGAGGGGACTGAAACTTGATCAAGGGCAGATTTAGTTTCACATTAACAGTTTGATGGCTTTAATCTATCATGCCCAATGTGATTAAAACTCGCACATTGAAGGCAGAGTTGGTCAGGTCCTTCTCCTTGGCTAAGGacagaaataaatttacaatCAGGCAATCATATATGATCATTTAACTAGAGCTTTGATCATCAGCTCGCCTACCTTACCCAAGATGGATGagcaaaataaaatgattgaagtGATTCCACCTACCTTTGATTCAATTTCTCTTTCACCATTTTACATTcaatttcttcctttctctcctgaTAATTGTTATATCTGGAGcctcatatttaaattttcaggatatgcATCTATTCCTACCCATGAAATTCTTTTATCTTCTCTAAATATGACCCCTTCCCACCACTATGATCTTGGTCACTAACTTGATACTTAACCCCTTACAATTATCTTTGTTAGTCTTTGTGTCACAAATATTGCAATACTATGGTATAATGCATCTGATAAAGAGACAGGCTTATGCATCTTTTCTGCCTGGATGTGGATTATAACCTCCCTTAGCATATATATGAATATCTCCTTTCAATAAAGAAAACCAAAATTAATATTCCACGATTCCTCTTTTCCCAACACGTGGCCTTTGACTTTGAACACGCGCTATAAGACTCATTTAACAGTCGACTGGAGAATCCTCCATTGTATTTTTCGTGTGATTTACCCTCACCTCCGCTCCGATCGGCTCCAAAGTTCCCCGATGAGGAGGCGGATGCGGCGGCTGCCTCTGCAGACGCGGCGTCCCCTTGCCATTTCCTGGTCTCGAGCGCGGGTGCCTTGTGTGGCCGGTCACCCTCCACGCTCTCCTCGTTGCTGCGCCAGTACACCGTGGCGATGGTCGCCAGGCACTTGAGCTTCATGTCGCCGCCACGACGAAAGTGCTTGGGCCGCACCTTGAACTCCAATCCCAGCGTCGAAGTCTCCAGACCCTCCCGGTCGCTCGCTATGAACGGACCGCGCAGGAACGAGGAATCCGCCTGGCCAAGGTTAAATGATTAGCATTGCTTACTGAGATTTGGCACAAgagatgaaaaatgttttattgggtGGAGAAAAACTGTGTCGTGAAATTTAAATCCTCGATACCTGATGCCAGTAGAAagcaaaattatcaatgatgtttaggtcgaaaacgcgccatttttaagCCAcataaactttgagccaagcgctccaattggcaGCGAATTCGCCATGTTGCCGGATTTcctggatacatcgcgatctccggcaggcaaggCACCCGAAGTCATGAGTTATTAAGAGCATttggcaacagggaaaactcgcggccgaTCGGAGCGCTTTGCTCCAAGTTTCTGTACTTTAacaatggtgcgttttcaacgTGAACGCCGTTTgttattttggttcctactggcatcagcgaTGCCGGGTTGaaatttcgtgatacaatttTTATCTAACCTGCATAGCCCAAGCTAAGACCAAGCCACTAAGGCTAAGGTTACAGTCCTAATGACTATCCGGCGCCGCGTCGTCGCGAAGCGGCGCTTGCATCTGACGTAGCGTGATTCTAGTCCGTAGAGACACCAGTTTCTAGGAAAATGAAATAGacatatttttggaaacattAAGAACTTCTATTGCTATTGATTAAACTTTTTCCATGAATTCATGAAGCAAAGTATGGCATATTCATTCCCGGAGAAAACTTATGGTGTAAATTAAGAAGAACCAAGGTGATggaattgattttttccatattggaaCAAACACTTCCAATTTTcgatgattataaaattttatttctgcataGATTTCTATGTTACTGCATAATCTCCAAGGTGCAAAATGGTTGAAaggaataaaagtttaaaatagtggaaaattataaGTGTTTAACCCAAAACTGTTGGTGATGACTTGGGTAGATTCTAGAGAAAGTGAATTGTTTATAAATGTGCTAAATGAGCTGGTAGTGTTTTGGAATTTGCGGCTTTAATTGAGGCCTTCTACCACTCCCCCCTCTCCTCTCACCTGCTCTCCGTTGATGAACCAGATGAGCTGTGCGGCCGGTTTGGACCGCCCCGAAGTGCAGTTGACGCGGACAGTGTCGCCCGCCTGGTAGCGAGGACGCCCTCCCGTAATGCGAGGACCTTCCTCAGGCAGGgctgaaaaaaggaagaaacatatGGATTAAGGCCGGATTCTAATCCTTCTGGGAATTTATGTGCTTAGCGTAATTAAATTGCATCATTTTTGTAACCTTGCTGTCTAAACTTAATGAGCaattattattaagaaatattgatATTGTGTTCTATGGCATTCTTAAACCATAGGAACATACAACTGAAAACCTTTCATCAATGGAACCGTtatatattcacaaaaaaaaatgtaaattgataGACAAAGATGATAGCTACCATTCATTCAGTGCTTCATGTTATTATTCTTCACATCGTAACCCAAACTTGCattagatatttcattattttcaagacAGTATTATCTAGGTTTCAATAGCGAGAGTTTTTGGCATGGAGTCCATCTATCATTTGGTAACAAAAGAATTAATAACACTAAATAGGAATCAGTAGTAACTGGCATTTGAAGTATGATATTGGTACCAgtcttagttattttattttgatatgtgctataataatttgaaaactttctcAATCTCACGAAATAAAGTCAAACTCAAAAATCCAAACATGACCTATCCACTAAGCATAAATAATATGAGTATATGAACAATTATGTAtacaatattcaaataaaatgtgttttactTTTGCATGAAATTATGAGCTGCTCAACAAAAGCTCAACaacagttgaaaaatataataattataatgtttatTCAAAGGACTTTCGCTCTTTTTCCAGTTTAtagaaaaattttacaaaatcatGCGTAAGAAGgttaattaatttgataattttatcattaaattgaGATTTAAAAGACAGATACATACAATACATATgacgttttatttataaaaaaatatataatagataatgaaataataaaaaatatattagtaatgATATCACATTTTGTATCAAACGTACTGAACTTCAAAGTAAGGAGAACATTATTCTTTATATGCTTAGTATACATGTTATTGATCAAAAAGTGGGCTGCCGTCCAGGATTTAATTTGAGCTAGATTTTTAAGCTTTATGTATTATTACTACCCAGAATATCCCATAGAACGTTGTTATGAAATATGGGGTAATGGGCGTAATTATTCCTCATGAGCATGGCACGTGCACGTATGAAATTGGATGCGGAAAATCTATACATTTACAGAGTTAAGATAAAAATCCACAAGGGAAGGAGTAATGCAAGATCGGCGTGGAAGAAAAATAACTTAGGAGGATCACCTCAGCAAATACGTAGAATCGGGTAAATGTGAATCAGGGGTGAAATGGAAGAGACAGACGAGGAATGAAGATAGAGAAGAGATACGCCAAAGCCGGGGGAACAAGCTAATTCCATAGAGACACAGGAAACTGTTGAACGCTTCAAATACAAGTCACGGGTTTTAATCCCCCCATAAAATCATCACTTAGTTTTGCGACGCTCGAAATTGTGACTCCGCACGGGGAAATTACTACGTTTGACCGGGAGGACTGAGGATCAGAATTCTTAACTGCGAAACGAGACGCTTCATTACCCGGCACTTATTTCGTGCCAGGCACCGCTAAATTAAACTCAGAATTCCCGGAGAAGTTTTGCTGCGCCGTGGGAACGCTGAAGTTGAGAAATGCGCTCAGGGAGCGTGAGATTTTGTCGTTTGCACTGCGTTAAGACTCGCTCCATTTGCGACATAGCCGACTAAAGAGCTTTCAATGTAATGCACGGTGGTTTTAATGCATGGTTCCGTATTGctagaataattttaatacatattagcAGAATTCGTGCAAAAAACAGCAGTCAAACGCTGAATTCAATTtcgttttgaaaattaaatacaaagaaaaaacgaaataaaagatAGAAATTTCTGTACCTATTTCATAATTGgattcaaaaagaaaaatgataCAGTTAAACTCTAATatataactttttaatttataactggCTATTGATCTtctcgtattaaaaatattttaggtctACTTTAACTATTACCTGCGTAtgtatttttctatggaattgAAAAATAGTTGAAAAGCACACTCATACTAGAGCAAGGAAAGCTGGTAGTAACCATTTCTTTTATCTCTTTAAGAATATAGGCTTTGGTCGAGAAGGTATTTTTATGTTCGTGCAGGTAATATCATTATCTCTACTCTTTTGAATTTGGTTGCTTGCCAATGATGATTCGGCAATAAAATGTTCTTTTTGCTGCACTTAAGCGTCTTTTTTTACACTCCAGCCTGAATTTGAATGCTTCTAAGCGATGGTGATAACCCAGAAAGCCAAAAACTGTTAGGAATTATTTTTACACAGAGAAATGGTTATAAAATATTAGGAAGGATATTTTATACCAAAATAAGAACTTCCTGCGGTGCAGTAATGTTTAAAGATAAAAAGTGGCATAATTTTCCAATCATTTGCTTAGTGAAATGACGATCATATAAAGCTAGCCTACTCCTCTGAACATCTTCGAGTAATACAAATAAGCATTCCAGATTATCTGCCACTTCAATTTGTGATAGATGCAAGTTTAGAAATAAATGTACACACTTGCttcttttcaataatttatcaGCTGCATATGGAATAATTTATGAATGTATATCCAATTTCAAAGCAGAGATTCCACGCAAAATCCAAGTCAAATTCAGAAATTGCAATGTTACTTTCTTTTACATACTTATCATCGCCTTTGACATTTTAACTATGTCACGAGTAAAAAAATGCCGTACTTCCAAGGACCCATAGTCAATATAGAGAGGGCTATggagtgaaagggaagaaggtaAAGAGAAAGAGGCGGGGGGgggagaattgaaaaaaatatttataatggctTAGAATACTAAAAAGACCTCGAAACCGGTGTGAGAATTGCAATAAAAGAGCCAAATTAGAAAAATGTGAGAGAGGGGCCAAATTTTGGGTGTGAGTCATTTTAGTGTGGAATTTTTCTGCTAAATGGCTATAGTATATaaaacatgcgaaatataattttttatacgaTGCCATTTTTGAAGAGGTATCACTATAGGAtctaaatagtaaataaaatcgGATAAGTATAACTTTAAAGTGGTACTTCACATCGTAATTGCAGGCACCTAACCCAGAAGGTGACCTTAACCACGACATAATTGCTAGGCACGTTACGAATCAATATCATGGACTTTTTTCCACGTCCAGTATAAGTTGCATCGGAAAACGACAGTGAAATTTCCGGCATTCTCAGCTTTAATCGAAAAGCTGGGCCGACGGGGAACAATTCCAGGAGAAACCCGATTGCAGCTCCAGCATCGCTCCCCGGAGTGCTATTGCGCATGATAATTTTCTGGAGCGCGAGATTCCACAAGTTCCGCACtcgcggagaaaaaatattcacacgTTTGACGtactcagttttttttattaaattaccaTATTCTGGGTGCAACGCCCAATGGGTTCCCAAAGGGTGGGGACACCGCAACAACCATTCCAGGACGAGGGATATGAAGGCTGCACCGTAGTTGTTATTTCCCAGTGGTGCGATGGAATTTCAGGTCATCTCCGATGCTCGGAACGCGTATTTTCAATTATCACGTTCTCAGAGTACACTAGAGTGACGCACAAAATAGGCTTTGACGCGATCCCCACTAACTGCAATACGGCGATGGATAGCAAAAACCCTAGGGGTTGGTGTGAAGGCTGCTGGGCTCAGAGAAAATAGATGCCGGACGCGAATGGAGAGAGCAGATAATACCTTCGAGGGCCGTCAAGGAAAACCGCTTGCTCTAACGCTGGGGCAAGGGTGTTTTCATCGTCcgcaaaaatt
The DNA window shown above is from Ischnura elegans chromosome 4, ioIscEleg1.1, whole genome shotgun sequence and carries:
- the LOC124157138 gene encoding kin of IRRE-like protein 2 — translated: MARFGGYLWWLLLCAVTCFQGAPGIRLMEVRIPMHTVRDHSARLECHFDMEGESLYSVKWYKDGNEFYRYLPRDMPPAQVFPLPGVTIDMHNSTESTVVLSSVNLSSTGRYRCEVSAEAPSFQTVSDHGDMVVVALPEEGPRITGGRPRYQAGDTVRVNCTSGRSKPAAQLIWFINGEQADSSFLRGPFIASDREGLETSTLGLEFKVRPKHFRRGGDMKLKCLATIATVYWRSNEESVEGDRPHKAPALETRKWQGDAASAEAAAASASSSGNFGADRSGGISAKKSTVTWIHLLLLHLPAAYSIFISMIYHFAR